From Gimesia panareensis, the proteins below share one genomic window:
- the nusA gene encoding transcription termination factor NusA codes for MDGKEVLRIVDAIQRDKSIDKEIVFSGIEQAILSAARRHFGDDHELTVDINRDSGEPTVYCDNEKLAQDILGEILGRVAAQTAKQVMIQKIREAERDTVFDEYMEMQYQSVSGAVSRVEGGAVLINLGKIEGILPRGEQIPGESFRVGDRVRAIVLDVRKAGSRVKVILSRTHPDMVRRLFELEIPEVADRIIDVRSLAREAGYRSKVAVSCIDSSIDCVGACVGMRGARIKNIVDELAGERIDIVRWNDSLQVLVPNSLQPAEVEDVILCPMLGRVIVLVRDDQLPLAIGRKGQNVRLASKLVGWDIEVMTQTELDEQLDKTVEAFSSIPGVSEELAESLVSQGFFSYYDLSVIEPDQLAELGGLTAEQCEQIVEVADRESERVEAEEEAMKQAQQNQPAGTAPAAPVAPAKGLSDVAAASEGDDAPAEEASTETEAAAESVTESAASEPVEAASDPEESEDTAVVENETEVATDSESVESSADEPVQVENEVEESTEKQE; via the coding sequence ATGGACGGTAAGGAAGTTCTCCGAATTGTTGATGCCATTCAACGCGATAAAAGCATCGATAAAGAGATCGTGTTTAGTGGGATCGAGCAGGCGATTCTGTCTGCGGCCCGCCGGCACTTTGGGGATGATCACGAACTGACAGTCGACATCAATCGTGATTCTGGGGAACCAACCGTCTATTGCGATAATGAAAAGCTGGCACAGGACATTCTGGGAGAAATTCTGGGACGTGTGGCAGCACAGACGGCCAAGCAGGTGATGATTCAGAAGATCCGTGAAGCAGAGCGCGATACGGTTTTTGATGAATACATGGAAATGCAGTACCAGTCGGTTTCCGGCGCAGTGTCTCGTGTGGAAGGCGGCGCAGTCCTGATTAACCTGGGAAAGATTGAAGGCATCCTGCCCCGGGGCGAGCAGATTCCGGGTGAGTCATTTCGTGTAGGGGACCGGGTGCGGGCGATTGTTCTGGATGTTCGCAAGGCGGGCAGCCGGGTGAAAGTCATTCTTTCACGGACCCATCCTGATATGGTACGTCGTTTGTTTGAACTGGAAATTCCGGAAGTTGCTGATCGAATTATTGATGTCCGGTCGCTGGCACGCGAGGCGGGTTACCGCTCCAAAGTGGCGGTATCCTGTATCGACAGCAGCATTGACTGTGTCGGTGCCTGTGTTGGTATGCGGGGTGCCCGGATTAAGAATATTGTGGACGAACTGGCGGGTGAACGTATTGATATTGTCCGCTGGAACGACTCACTGCAGGTACTGGTGCCCAATTCGCTCCAGCCTGCCGAAGTGGAAGATGTGATCCTGTGCCCCATGCTGGGCCGGGTCATTGTTCTGGTGCGTGACGATCAGTTGCCTCTGGCCATCGGTCGTAAAGGACAGAATGTGCGGCTGGCGTCCAAGCTGGTCGGCTGGGATATCGAAGTGATGACCCAGACCGAGCTGGACGAACAGCTGGATAAAACCGTGGAAGCCTTTTCCTCGATTCCGGGAGTTTCTGAAGAGCTGGCCGAAAGCCTGGTCTCTCAGGGCTTCTTCAGTTATTACGATCTGTCGGTGATTGAACCGGATCAGCTGGCTGAACTGGGTGGCCTGACAGCCGAACAGTGCGAGCAGATTGTCGAAGTGGCTGATCGTGAAAGTGAACGGGTGGAAGCAGAAGAAGAAGCTATGAAGCAGGCACAGCAGAATCAGCCGGCAGGGACGGCACCTGCTGCACCTGTTGCACCTGCGAAGGGGCTGTCAGATGTCGCTGCTGCTTCGGAGGGTGATGACGCACCTGCTGAGGAAGCCTCGACTGAAACAGAAGCTGCGGCTGAGTCGGTTACAGAAAGTGCTGCTTCCGAACCTGTTGAAGCAGCTTCCGATCCAGAAGAATCTGAAGACACGGCAGTTGTGGAAAACGAGACAGAAGTGGCGACCGATTCTGAGTCTGTAGAGAGCTCCGCAGATGAGCCGGTGCAGGTGGAAAACGAAGTAGAAGAATCGACAGAGAAGCAGGAATAA
- the infB gene encoding translation initiation factor IF-2, whose translation MDSKVLIDECNKAGVKLKNSALASITPEERDIVIDYLKQQEQPAEGAKDQADQAAMAPQREPQKMRTIKAMTSRPQPSRATPKSKAEDDRPESEEEGRSSVAVEQDEEEPQTAAETEQAAEAETTAKESAETAEAASGPLKRKTEESPKPPEDEKTESEQVISRDDYVPAGGAPTSSIREMKPIGSPRSSKPQPKSKSKTALPSVAAPPAYKQPVIPKPKKKEEKAQKPEVRLTADILEQKSPLAAHLAQHTEQKKRDKDRDSIDEDSKQRRGSLSLVEARKQRREQRKEGRRGFAAEGGEQQEVVGRRPRRTKRKHDSSNIVHKTEAEVELPMTVRSLSEAMGRPAKTIMSILFKEFGEMVTINQIIEEETALAVAMELGVDLTFKKQKGAQELVEEIMEQEDAPEDLVTRPPIITVLGHVDHGKTTLVDTLRNSKVVEGEAGGITQHIAAYQIEYNDHKLTFVDTPGHAAFSEMRSRGANVTDMVVLVVAADDGVMPQTAESISHVKASGVPMVVAMNKIDLPDINEQKVLQDLTAQNVLPAEWGGETEVVRVSALKGTGLDNLLETLLLTAELHELKANPNRPAVGVCLEGFRDEGRGSVAWLIVQKGTLRIGDAVICGKSYGYIRAMYDDTDQQIEEAPPSMPVKVTGLDSVPGAGDHFVVVDDIEQARELAEERRHEGRTDTLSRHSGGPRTLEDILGSAREGAIQDLPLIIKADTPGSLEAIRSEIGKFEHPEVRVKILHEGIGGVNESDVYLATASDAIIIAFHVVAEDRATALATQEDVEIRRYSIIYEVVDDIRASLEGLLRPELVQEQTGRALVLQTFSISRFGKIAGCRVLNGTINRNDRVHLIRDQKILNQYPIASLKREKDDVKEVREGMECGILLSGFNDIKEGDLLEAFRINEVKRTLDSSS comes from the coding sequence ATGGACAGCAAGGTGCTGATCGATGAATGTAACAAGGCGGGAGTGAAGCTCAAAAACTCCGCTTTGGCCAGCATCACGCCCGAGGAACGTGATATCGTGATTGATTATCTCAAGCAGCAGGAGCAACCTGCTGAAGGGGCTAAAGATCAGGCTGACCAGGCCGCGATGGCACCTCAGCGGGAGCCTCAGAAGATGCGGACAATCAAGGCGATGACATCCCGTCCTCAGCCTTCCCGAGCGACTCCTAAATCAAAAGCTGAAGATGACAGACCGGAATCAGAGGAAGAAGGAAGATCCTCAGTTGCGGTAGAGCAGGATGAAGAGGAACCGCAGACTGCTGCTGAGACCGAGCAGGCAGCTGAAGCAGAAACTACTGCGAAAGAATCGGCTGAGACGGCCGAGGCTGCATCCGGACCCCTGAAGAGGAAAACGGAAGAATCTCCGAAACCTCCTGAAGATGAGAAAACGGAGTCCGAACAGGTCATCAGTCGGGATGATTATGTACCGGCAGGAGGCGCACCGACCTCCAGCATCCGTGAGATGAAACCAATTGGCTCACCGCGGTCTTCCAAGCCCCAGCCTAAATCCAAGAGTAAGACGGCTCTGCCTTCCGTAGCGGCTCCACCGGCTTACAAGCAGCCGGTCATTCCCAAACCGAAGAAAAAAGAAGAGAAGGCGCAGAAGCCTGAGGTGCGTTTGACAGCAGACATCCTCGAGCAGAAAAGCCCGCTGGCAGCTCACCTGGCACAACACACCGAACAGAAGAAACGCGATAAAGATCGCGATTCAATAGATGAAGACAGTAAACAGCGTCGTGGCAGCCTGAGTCTGGTCGAGGCGCGAAAGCAACGTCGCGAGCAGCGTAAGGAAGGCCGCCGGGGCTTTGCTGCCGAGGGTGGTGAGCAGCAGGAAGTTGTCGGTCGCCGTCCTCGCCGGACCAAGCGTAAACATGATTCATCCAATATCGTTCATAAGACAGAGGCTGAAGTGGAACTGCCGATGACAGTGCGGAGTCTCTCAGAAGCGATGGGACGTCCTGCGAAGACAATCATGTCGATCCTGTTTAAAGAGTTCGGTGAGATGGTCACTATCAACCAGATCATTGAGGAAGAGACTGCTCTGGCCGTGGCAATGGAACTGGGCGTGGACCTGACGTTCAAGAAACAGAAAGGTGCCCAGGAGCTGGTCGAGGAAATCATGGAGCAGGAAGATGCTCCCGAGGATCTCGTTACCCGTCCACCGATCATTACTGTACTGGGGCATGTGGACCATGGTAAGACAACTCTGGTTGACACCTTGCGGAATTCCAAAGTGGTGGAAGGCGAAGCAGGTGGAATTACTCAGCATATCGCCGCTTATCAGATTGAATATAACGATCACAAACTGACATTCGTGGATACTCCGGGTCACGCGGCATTCAGCGAAATGCGATCCCGGGGAGCCAACGTGACCGACATGGTCGTGCTGGTGGTCGCCGCTGACGACGGTGTCATGCCTCAGACGGCAGAAAGTATCAGTCACGTTAAGGCCTCCGGGGTTCCGATGGTTGTGGCGATGAATAAAATCGATCTTCCCGATATCAACGAGCAGAAAGTGCTGCAGGATCTGACAGCTCAGAACGTACTGCCAGCGGAGTGGGGGGGCGAAACCGAAGTCGTTCGCGTTTCTGCTTTGAAGGGGACCGGCCTGGACAACCTGCTGGAAACTCTCTTGTTGACCGCGGAACTGCATGAACTGAAAGCCAATCCGAATCGACCTGCCGTCGGGGTCTGTCTGGAAGGCTTCCGCGATGAAGGCCGCGGTTCGGTCGCCTGGCTGATCGTCCAGAAGGGGACCTTGCGGATTGGCGACGCCGTGATTTGCGGTAAGTCTTACGGCTACATTCGTGCCATGTACGATGATACCGATCAGCAGATCGAAGAGGCACCGCCCTCGATGCCCGTCAAAGTCACTGGTCTGGATTCAGTACCGGGAGCCGGCGATCACTTCGTGGTGGTCGATGATATCGAGCAGGCCCGCGAACTGGCCGAGGAGCGTCGTCATGAAGGGCGTACCGATACACTGTCACGTCACAGTGGCGGACCGCGGACACTGGAAGATATTCTGGGGTCTGCCCGTGAAGGGGCGATTCAGGATCTGCCGCTGATCATCAAAGCGGATACGCCAGGTTCACTGGAAGCGATTCGCAGCGAAATCGGCAAGTTCGAACATCCGGAAGTCCGGGTTAAGATCCTGCACGAAGGGATCGGTGGTGTGAATGAGAGCGACGTCTATCTCGCGACCGCCTCGGATGCGATTATCATCGCCTTCCATGTGGTGGCGGAAGATCGGGCGACTGCTCTGGCGACACAGGAAGATGTGGAGATCCGCCGTTACAGTATTATCTATGAGGTGGTCGATGATATCCGGGCGTCGCTGGAAGGCCTGCTGCGTCCGGAACTGGTTCAGGAGCAGACCGGTCGGGCACTGGTCCTGCAGACATTCTCGATCAGCCGCTTCGGAAAGATTGCCGGATGCCGTGTTCTGAATGGCACGATCAACCGCAACGATCGGGTACATTTGAT